In Aliiglaciecola sp. LCG003, a genomic segment contains:
- a CDS encoding glycosyl transferase translates to MADFYQNGITTTLHNLAKRPIEEIENELVKFSKKRPLGLLLPSLFSELEGIAMPNIVDNIQHVPYLNEIVIGLDRADESQFKHALKFFQKLPQHHRILWNDGPRLKAIDAELAEMGLAPKEMGKGRNVWYCMGYILSTGRSESVALHDCDILTYDRSLLAKLIYPVANPQFNYEFCKGYYARVADGKINGRVSRLLVTPLLRALKRTVGNNEYLEFMDSFRYPLAGEFSFRRDVLNDIRIPSDWGLEIGVLSEMHRNYSHNRLCQVDIAENYDHKHQDLSLHNDQGGLSKMSIDITKALFRKLATQGFTFTTESFRTLKATYFRIALDFIETYHNDAIMNGLVLDIHSEEKAVEMFAQNIMKAGQSFLDNPMETPFIPSWNRVVSAVPDILDRLKDAVEQDYLEYRG, encoded by the coding sequence ATGGCCGATTTCTATCAAAATGGCATTACCACTACATTACACAATTTAGCGAAACGTCCTATCGAAGAGATTGAAAATGAGTTGGTTAAATTTTCAAAAAAACGCCCACTAGGACTGTTACTCCCTTCCTTATTCTCTGAATTAGAAGGGATAGCGATGCCCAATATAGTCGATAACATACAACATGTACCCTACTTGAATGAGATTGTTATAGGTCTGGATCGGGCTGATGAATCACAATTTAAACATGCATTGAAGTTTTTTCAAAAGTTACCCCAACATCACCGAATCTTGTGGAATGATGGGCCACGGTTAAAGGCTATCGATGCTGAGTTGGCTGAAATGGGGTTAGCCCCGAAAGAAATGGGTAAGGGAAGAAATGTTTGGTATTGCATGGGCTATATTCTATCCACCGGTCGCTCCGAATCCGTTGCACTGCATGACTGTGACATTCTGACCTATGACCGCAGTTTATTAGCCAAACTAATTTATCCGGTAGCCAATCCACAATTTAATTATGAATTTTGTAAGGGGTATTATGCCCGAGTGGCCGATGGAAAAATAAATGGTAGAGTCTCAAGATTATTGGTTACGCCGCTGCTGCGAGCCTTAAAAAGAACCGTTGGCAACAATGAGTATTTGGAATTCATGGACAGTTTCCGTTATCCCCTAGCAGGAGAATTTTCATTTCGCCGCGACGTCCTAAATGATATTCGCATTCCCAGCGATTGGGGATTAGAGATTGGGGTATTGTCAGAAATGCATCGCAATTATTCACACAATAGATTGTGCCAAGTTGATATTGCCGAAAACTACGATCATAAACACCAAGATTTGTCATTACACAATGACCAAGGTGGACTGTCGAAGATGTCAATTGACATCACCAAAGCACTATTTCGCAAACTTGCCACTCAAGGCTTCACCTTTACAACTGAATCATTTAGAACACTCAAAGCAACCTATTTTAGGATCGCACTAGATTTCATCGAAACCTATCATAACGATGCCATAATGAATGGTTTAGTGCTGGATATTCACAGCGAAGAAAAAGCCGTTGAGATGTTTGCCCAGAATATAATGAAAGCCGGTCAAAGCTTTTTAGATAACCCTATGGAAACCCCCTTTATTCCAAGCTGGAACCGAGTTGTCAGCGCGGTGCCTGATATTTTGGATCGGTTAAAAGATGCGGTGGAACAAGACTATTTAGAATACAGAGGGTAA